agctcctgcgtgagcagttaactaggtatttctccgcctgatgtttttgccctatccagttctgtgctgccacataacattctgaacgctgcttgtacgtcccaagctccttcccctgttctctctgctcttcctaacaccctgtgggcggatcataaggacgatgtgggctctgtgagctgctctccgtatgaagctgttattaaacactctacacctgtttatgttaaacaataccctctgtctcctagtaagctcgatggtattgacaatattctacaatctcttttgcagcaaggtgtcgtggttccttgtgtcagcccgtataacaccccagtgaacccggtcccaaaaccggatggcacatggcgcctcactcaagatctacgtaaaataaatgaactcatcgttcccgtggctccagtggtccctgacgttccttctcttatgtcttctattccgtgtgaccatgcttatttctctgtgattgatttgtgctctgcctttttcagtgttcctgtgggccatgagactcagcccctgtttgctttcacacacaggggaagacaatacacatggacgcggttgccacagggtttcattgactcaccggcggtcttcactgccgtattgcgggacgcgctggctgatctctgtcttccccggggctccacggtgctccagtacgcggatgatctcctggtaacggcggaggatcaagacgcttgtgctgccgccacattgtctctcctcacactcctggcacagaagggtttcaaggtctcccgcacgaagttgcagttttgcctcacaactgttcgctacttgggacatgacctctcccagggttccaggaggcttagcccagaacgcgttcaagtcattatggacactcaggtacctgcaaccaagcacgctctcatggcatttctgggcctcatcaattactgtcatcaatggatccctgactgttcaatctatgacaaatgtttgcgttcagctataagtcactcagatcctttgactcagcccctggtctggactgaggacatgctaacggccttcaaggctctgaagcaagctttgtgctccgcccctgctctcgggctgccgaactatcgtttgccgtttcacctgtatgtgtgcaatcagaaggggaccgcctctggggtgctggctcaggagcacgggggggcatgcgaccttgcgcgtttctgtctaaaactcttgacgctgtggcacaagggcttcctggctgtcttagggctgttgctgcgtgtgctctcatggtcacggacgctgaaaaacttgttttgtcgcatccgctcattttacacacttcacatgacgtcgtgtacattctgcggaatcttagcactcagcatttgtctgctcagcgtcgctttggctatgagtttattcttttggccacagagcatctcactgttaagccctcctcgtcgtttgattctgtcgcccacgctcttcagcgtcttcttaactcacaggatgacgatgttgcgtttgactcacatgactgtctttctaatatcgtttttgaaactagcatccgcccagatttacactccacccctctttccacaggcgattctttttttgtagatggttcctgttcccgccctgtggatggtgtgttcctgtgtggttactctgtttgtcgcctccctgatgaaattgttgaagctcattctttgcctttttcttctgctcaggctgcggagctctatgctttgactcgcgcgtgtattttggctcaagacacagacgttactatttacaccgactcacgctacgctttcggcgtggcgcacgacttcggccgcatttgggcgtctcgggggtttacgacagccgacggtaagcccatttctcattcttcacttgttactgatttaatcaccgcctgtctccttccgtgcacgttggccattgttaagacacgcgcgcacacaagaggggactcatttgaagtaaagggcaattcattcgctgatcgactcgctaaagctgcagccgcatccggtgtcctgcctccaggctttaattgcgctttagtttctactgatcgcatggttagcgctgtcttacctgacatagatctcatttctatccaggcctcggcctctgtggcagatacgcagttctgggacgcccagggcgcgacagagaagagtggcgttttgcttgacgcacagggccgtctttgtttacctcgtcactgtactccctttctcgtccgcgagttccatggtcccactcatcgcggccgaagaggggtagtggaggatatgaacagaacattctgcatcaataatttgcacacagacgcacacaacattctggacaagtgtttaacgtgcgcccagaataatctatctaaaccaggcgcggtacatcagcaccttcccatacccgacacgcctttccaagaatggcagatcgacttcactcacatgccaaagcagggcccgttcaaataccttttggtcatgattgacaaattttcatggtggattgaggctttcccgtgtagcaaagagaacgcccgaacagcagtgaacaaacttacacaggaaattatcccacgttacggtcttccggtaggaattgactctgataagggaacgccgttcacctctaaggtaacgcaggagctatgtaaagacctcaagatcaattggcattttcatatcccataccatccacagtcctctggcattgtggagcgcgcgaatagaacaattaagggtaagttgcgtaaggctatgcaagacgcaggcacgaaaaattgggtccaagttttaccgttggtcctcgctgatatgcgcatgactgctcaggtcgctctcgacaatttatctccgtacgagctcgtcatgggacgcccctttcctgtcccttggcgtagaggcatgcaggttataggaacgggtgatcttgaagtacatctcagcgagtacgcggtgggtctcatgcgggtgctggatgagtattgggcaagagtaaattccaaaaagcctcccattccagaggcacacactcacccctttgaggtaggggacagagttttagtaaagagattcgctaaactaaacgctcccatggaggagtcaccctacagtgggcccaccgatgtactcactgtaactcgcacggctgtgctaacggacctttttccacagtggatccatgccagcaaaataaagaaggctccaatgtaatagaaatctatattgttgatgcttaacagacttttgtgtttcagaaagttgctgtgacaatagctgacggccttttcagggatccccttccagcatctggagcaatccagtttcggctgatctacaaagaggggatggttggtgagtcttgcaaagttctgggctgaagagtctgaaaagcacgggagcctgtgacatttttcgccgtctgcaccctgtgagcattagagaacaaagtcagtgaccagtatgactttcttcatcatcgtgctgatctcaacgcttggggcagggttacccgcacaagcaatacaccgggacccaagggataacgagttttggaaatatgtaaacttcactgtaaaaacatcaatgaatatgagtaaaccctgttatgtgtgttctttgttaccccatgacagcagcgatccttttccggtccgaatagccccgtctaactactctaaggttaatatgacatggctcagcctgtggcccTCGTATACTCAAACTAAGGTTTTCCTGACAGACAATACAGACCCAGAGGTAAGGTTGTCAATACACTGGGATACCTCTATGAATTATTCAGTATGCTTTCATCGATATGAAGGTGACGGTACGGAagtagaccgagaggcgttcaatCACTGTAGTCTTTCGAACCCAACCGTATGTATCCGGAGAAATTTTTCTTCCCCCTGGCAGAAAGGTCTACCTGGCTGCCGTTGTCAACATATCTTTAACCTGAAACGGGACACGGCGGGACGTACCATGTTTAATTCTGACTACCCGATCTGGCTACCAGATTGGTATTGGGATTGCGACCGGGGTAAGTTGTGGTCTTACCTTCCCTCTCTTCAACGCGGCCTGTGTGCCCTGGTTCAGGTCCAGCATGCATTTACTGTTGTGCCCGTCCCTGAGGTTCTCAATACGGGCCGAAGGCGGCGATCCGTAGACGACGATTTTTTCCCGCCTTGTGAACATCAATTAGAAAGCAAATGGAATAAATTTTGGCAATCGTTGGTCCCACAATACGGTCTAACACAGGTATGGAACCAACTAGAAGTAACTCACTATCGTCTTGCTACCTTTGTTAATGCTACTAACGCCGCTATGGAAGGCATCCGCGTCGAACTAACGGCGCTGCGCTTAATGACAACCCAGAATCGAATGGCTTTAGACATACTTCTCGCTAAAGAGGGCGGTGTTTGTGCAATGATAGGCGACTCTTGCTGTACCTTCGTTCCTAATAAGGATGACGAAAGCTTCGGGGAGATTGCAAAACAATTAGGAAAGATGCGACAGGTAGCTCACGATTTACATATGGACGAGCAAGCTAGCTCGCCCTGGGGATGGGGGTGGTTGCACGTTTTGTTCGGAAATCTGGCTCCTTATATCTCTATGATCATTCCCGTTGTGTTTATTGGCCTTCTGGTGTGCCTGTGTGGCCCGTTTCTTTTCCATTGTTGCATGGATCGTATATATAATATGATGATCTCGCACACAGGTTATGTCCCTGTGTCGGCCAagactggggtgtgaataatactctgggcttgcgtcagagtattaaagaggggattgtaagaatataatcctgaatactcctaaacctactcttgtaaatgcgcggcccaagggtgactgtcgtgtagtgtagcagtttagggttaactttaggctagctataatacgcgctgctctgtacattttgtattttttcatgttctgttcctgtttcatatcctgattttgtctatgtttttgtgtgaaacatcctgttgaactgtgcataactcttgtgaccttgactgagtgtgcaaagcacattccataattttccactcctgatactccctatgaagagtgtatatataaagccccgacgcagctgcgcgttggggcacgactgagaataaaccagattgatttaagtcatgtggttcgctctcttcttgtcctcggagatctcctggtaacgcatctgaacagcacgcagcgcaatcctAACAACAGGGTTATATAAATTGTCACTtaagttgtctgaccttaaattagtagtttgaattttttgtcagatattttcaattttatcattgaaaaaaatcatgaagtcattgctactaaatactgcaggtgtgcaggtGTCTATTGTGGTCttcttcctggttaattttgcaacagtattaaataggaatctaggatttttttttttttgtagagctGCTGGCGAGCTTTCCTGACCACAGTGTCTGTGTGTTGTCCAAGAGAGGTCCTCTGTGATGTTCACACCAATGAACTTGAAGCTGCTGACCCTTTTGACCTCAGCTTCGTTGATGTAGATGGGCTACTGTTTCCTCCCTTTCTTTCTCCtgtagtccactatcatctcatTAGTTTTACTGAtgttgagagagaggttgttgtcctggcaccagctggctaatgccttcacttcctctctgtctgCCATCTCATTGTTGTCTGTAAGGAGGCCCAAGATGGTTGTgttgtcagcaaacttgatgatgatgtTGGCGCTGTATTTAGCACGACAGTCATGGGCGAACAAGGAGTACATGagggggctgagcacacagcACTGTGGCACACCTGTGTTCAGGATcagtgaggaggaagtgtggctacCGATTGTCACCACCTGGGGTCTACCTgtcagaaagtcaaagatccaCCTACAAATGGTCATCGGCTCATGAAATATTTtgtcatgattgcattttctctgctcataaCAAGACAGTTTGTACTTATTGAATGCAAATTAGCATCTAAATTCTTTCAAGATAttgcaacctgatttgattttgatgggaAAGATCACATAAATAATACTCTATATTAATGTTACAGTATATATAAAGATGACCGCATACATATCTGTTCTATActtcatttttatttcagaaaaataTGCCACAACCCATCTACACTGCATATTTGGTTCAATTCCACTTTGGTAATCGCACTCACAAACACCGACAGAAATAAAAGGCAGAGAGACTATTTCTCAGTTTGCAGTCAACAAGCTTCAATGCAACTTTCAATAATTCACTTTTGTTTAATTGTATTGATATAGTGCTTCAGGCAATGAATTGAAATAAATGCAACACCAACAATTCAGGAGCTCCATCAATGACCATGTTCAGATTCTGTTAAGGAAATGGACATACGCGTCCTGTCTTTCATTTGCTATGTGATTTCCTGAACATTTTGCTCATTTTGAGCATTTGTTTGACATTTGAGCATTTACAAGACAGGAGGTTCCTTTAGGAATATGCAGATTGTTGTGTGAGAAAATGACCCTGAGGCACTCTGAACTGACATAGCCTGATAtgtatttgttttttatttttttactttgccAGGAAATAAGATGTTGGAAGAACAGCTGGATGCACTTGCACACATTTGGCCTGGTGTAGTGAAAACCTGGACACTTGCCCTTTCCTCCTGTACAAGTTTGAGCCCATGCTGTTAACAATAGCTTTAACACTGAACAGCGGCTGCTGTGGTCAGATTCAGAATTCAGTCTTTGTGCTTTGTTGGAGTTCACAAACAGCTGGGCCCAGGACCTTAAATGGGGTAAGAGAGAGATAAGTTGAGTGAGCCAGGAGTCAATCCTGGAATCTTCTGCTCTGTCATCAGACTTCTTGTCCCATCACATCTGGCaacaaaatgaccaagtataatatttttgtctcatttgtttaactgggttctctctatctacttttaggacttgtgtgaaaatctgatgttttaagtcatctttatgcagaaatatagaaaattctaaagggttcacaaactttcaagcaccactgtagatcagagaacatgattctaacagtgcttcctgccttttcaagatgagagagagatatgTGAAGCAGGTAGATGACTGCATCTTCCACCCTGATGcttggctggtaggcaaactgcaggggatccatAGCTGCCCCCACCAGTGGGCGGAGATATGCCAGAACAAGTCTTTGCAGAAGcttcatcaggtgagaggtcAGTGCCACTTGTCTATATCCATTTAAATCGGTTGGGTGTGCAGTTTTCGGTATCAGAACTACACACGATGTCTTCCAAAGGACTGGCAGTCTTTCTTGTTCCAGGTTCAAGTTGAAAATGTCCCACACTATTCcacacagctggtcagcacaatgcATCAGGAGCCTGGGGTTGATGCTGTCTGGACCTGCAGCCTTTCTCACCTTCATCTTACTCAGCTCCCTCCTGACTTGTTCTCTGTCCAATGACAAAGAACAACACAGCTGAGTGCTAGGTGTTGCACACAGAGGTGTGAAGCACTGAGCTGGAGGTATGATGGTTGAGGGGTGTTGAGAGGGTGATAAGGAGGTCTGTGAGCTGGGTGACTATGACCAGGAAGAGACAGTAGCAGTGACAGTAACAGTGGGCTGATCTGGGGGAAGGGCCAGTGCCTGATCAAATCTGTTAAAGAAGTTGTTCAGGTTGTTTGCCCATTGCAACTCTCCTCTAAGCTGCCTATTGGACTTgggttttaaccctttgatgcaaaacatgggtcaaaagtgacccggctgagtttttatcttctatatctttgcaattaattatttccatcattcagtattcaatgtattcctcaattaacttgtttttgatcatcatacatccttattttattttttgctttcttactttttgaataaaaaccctttttgtatcactacccttctaatgcacaacatgggtcaaaaacgacctgcattcattttccaggttatttcatgtatggctgagtgtttctatgatatacttttgaaataaattcattttgtcatttacttttccaaatatgcagtaaatatcttgtttttgttcagcacaaatcatcatttttatttttcctttcttaagttatgaacaagcacagcttttgtaattctacatcaagtttacacacatgggtcagaaccgacccgcatgcatttactccagcgtttggtgggaactgtgaattgtgcttgtgtcagacatttcacaggtcagcacagcgccctttgcccatctaatacatgcaagtaatgtttttcaattgttctaacattaccttagaaaaaaattgattgtgtttaggttaccttaagagtgagtagattacttgtcagaaagttacaagtaattactattagctaccgagctgtcgacatgaatgaatgaatgaatgaatgaatgaatttatttatttcgaacatgtataaaaatgta
Above is a genomic segment from Neoarius graeffei isolate fNeoGra1 chromosome 14, fNeoGra1.pri, whole genome shotgun sequence containing:
- the LOC132897856 gene encoding protein NYNRIN-like — encoded protein: MSSIPCDHAYFSVIDLCSAFFSVPVGHETQPLFAFTHRGRQYTWTRLPQGFIDSPAVFTAVLRDALADLCLPRGSTVLQYADDLLVTAEDQDACAAATLSLLTLLAQKGFKVSRTKLQFCLTTVRYLGHDLSQGSRRLSPERVQVIMDTQAAELYALTRACILAQDTDVTIYTDSRYAFGVAHDFGRIWASRGFTTADGKPISHSSLVTDLITACLLPCTLAIVKTRAHTRGDSFEVKGNSFADRLAKAAAASGVLPPGFNCALVSTDRMVSAVLPDIDLISIQASASVADTQFWDAQGATEKSGVLLDAQGRLCLPRHCTPFLVREFHGPTHRGRRGVVEDMNRTFCINNLHTDAHNILDKCLTCAQNNLSKPGAVHQHLPIPDTPFQEWQIDFTHMPKQGPFKYLLVMIDKFSWWIEAFPCSKENARTAVNKLTQEIIPRYGLPVGIDSDKGTPFTSKVTQELCKDLKINWHFHIPYHPQSSGIVERANRTIKGKLRKAMQDAGTKNWVQVLPLVLADMRMTAQVALDNLSPYELVMGRPFPVPWRRGMQVIGTGDLEVHLSEYAVGLMRVLDEYWARVNSKKPPIPEAHTHPFEVGDRVLVKRFAKLNAPMEESPYSGPTDVLTVTRTAVLTDLFPQWIHASKIKKAPM